The DNA sequence TGATCATCTGATAATGCTGTACGAGCATGAACTTCTAAGAATGCTTCGACCGCATCATAGCTATTTGCAACTAATGCTGCAAGCATTGGTAGCCCATAGCGACTATTTTCTGTTTCAAAACAAGATAACCTTGATGGATGGTATCGAATCAAATTTCCTGCATTGTGTATCGCCAGTACGTATAACTGGGTAACAGTTCGATCGAGTTGGCGTATTTGGTATCTTTCAAACGCATTGTTTAGTGTAATCCAGTTATCAAAATCGAAAGCTTGGAAGAAGATAGCTTGCTCGTCGTGACCCATCTCCGCTGCATTTGCGTGATATAAAACGTTTCGCACAGCATAACCAAGGAATGGGAATTTGTCTCGAAGCAGCTGGCGAAGATCCTTTGCACCGCTGGATGATGCGCTAGAAAGTAATTCAGGAATTTCCTCACTTTCATGTTTTCCATTGAGACATTGAAGACAGCATTGTTTCAATCGTTCATGACTTTGTCTTTTAAAGCCATCTCCAAAATCGGTGCAAATTTCCTTCAATCCTTTCTCTTTGAGTAAAAAGTCTTTAACAGACTCATGGATGAATTGAACAGTTGGATTTTTCGATTTGGTTATCTCTGCAAGTCCTTTTGAACAACTGAGAATGAACTTCTTTATGTCTTCAATGGATATTTCGTCAACATTCCAGCTATCAACGCTTTCAGGTCCAGGGCTGGAGAGGACAGCAAAATAGAGTTCTTCGGGCTTTAATGGCTGTCGTGAAAATAATAACCACTGAATGCACAAAAGAAGCTCATTTCTGCGATAACTGTCTCGAGTCAGAATATCACGAAAGAGCTGGTGTAGATCCTCAGGAATGTCGTCAAGTCGTTGCCGCAGCCTATGTATATGGCCGCCATCATATTCCTTGTTCAGAATCTCTACAACTAGGACGATCCACATAAAGATGCCTGCCGACTTTTTCTGTACGGTGGCGCGAATATCTTCAGCAAGTTTGCTTTTCCCAATGTTCAGTTCGCTGTGTATGTAGTTGCTTATGTCTTGATTGTGCCCTTCTTGCCCTTCGAGGATGAGATGTAGCGCGTTTTTCTTGGATATGTGAGGATAGTGCCTGCTTGAGAAGCAGACTAGAAATTTAATGTCGTCGGATGTAGTGAATTCACCAACATTCTGGAAAAAGGACACCATATCCCGAATTTCATCCTCGTTGCACTCATCCAGCGCATCAATGAAGCATACCACTGCATCGTCCCTGATATTGTGTATAGCTTCTTCAAATAGAGATTTCAATTGTTGGATGTTCCAATTGTAATCTTCTCTGACTCCTGTCAATGGGAATGAGGATAAAATACTCTGAAGTTCCGGAAGTCGTTCAAAGAGTTGTAATAGCAGTGACCGATACATGCCAGTTGTGCATTTCTCCAGATCTCCGCCTCGTGCGTTAAAATAGAACGCTATGATTTTTTtatccttcatcttcttctgagcATCTGTAAGGGCGAATTTCATCAATGTCGATTTACCAGTTCCTGCTTTTCCTTTGATCCAGAGAAAACCGTGATGTGACTCTAGTTTACTGGGATCCTGCCAGTCCAGATATGCTTGATGCTTGATCAACCATTTACATGTTTTTGCATGAGCATTCTTTATTGTCAAATGGCGGGCTCCAATTTGCTCAAAATACAGAGACTTTAGCATCATTTCTAGCTTATCAGCAGGAAATGGCTGATGTTCTCCTGCTCTCTGATCACTCTCCAACTGGCTCGGTATGACGTGGGAAGACTCTGCACGGATTGGACGAAGTCGATTGAGAAGATCTTTCGCGTATGCggccgctgccattgctgcatACCCTTGCCAATCCTTGTTTTTGTGCGAATCTGAGTAGTCGCATATGCCGCGGATAACCAAGCATGAAAAATCGTTCATAAGTCCAGCAGCTTCCATTTCGAAGCACAAGACTTCATTGTGTAGCGCCAGTTTATCTCGAGTGGTAGCGTCCTTCATGACTTGATTTGCGGAAGCAACTAGGCCATAATGTATTGTAATATTTTTGTCTGAAGGCCTCTTGGTCCGCGGCACAACGCTCGGTGCAGCATCGCCACATGCTCTTGAACAGCTCTCGTCGTCATGTAGAGGATGTATAACATGGCTTTTGTAAAGCCTATCCGAGCTCTGACTCGGACGTTGATATGTCTCTCGTAGTCGGGGCAGCCTTTGAAAGGCGCTCtctatctcttcttcaagcaaaTGGCCCTGACTCTCGTAATTTGTGCGGAGACCATTaaccgccgccagcagattCTGTGGAGGCTGGTTCAAGACCCTCGTCATTTGGAACTCCTGATCTTGCATCGTTTTGCCAAAGTCATACTGTAACACACCACTTTTCCCGTTATGAGGAATGCTGACCACAATGTCGCCCAAGCGAATGTCGTGTTTTGAGGTTGGTGCGCCGCCACCGATGCCAACCATGAGCCGAATTCTGATGCTGGGAAAGCTGCGCATCATGTCTTTTgcaaccgccgccgccgtatcAGTGCCATATGCTGGTAGGACTGTGATAGCGACATAGTGTCCACCAATTCGACCCAACGTATAGTCAttattgtcgtcgtcgggcAGATTGTATTCTCGTGCGTCAAATTTCTC is a window from the Trichoderma atroviride chromosome 5, complete sequence genome containing:
- a CDS encoding uncharacterized protein (EggNog:ENOG41) is translated as MSKRASSNSNETPIHQKRCKIEGYHMNNSTRSASTNEYTVGWICAISTELTAATAFLDEKFDAREYNLPDDDNNDYTLGRIGGHYVAITVLPAYGTDTAAAVAKDMMRSFPSIRIRLMVGIGGGAPTSKHDIRLGDIVVSIPHNGKSGVLQYDFGKTMQDQEFQMTRVLNQPPQNLLAAVNGLRTNYESQGHLLEEEIESAFQRLPRLRETYQRPSQSSDRLYKSHVIHPLHDDESCSRACGDAAPSVVPRTKRPSDKNITIHYGLVASANQVMKDATTRDKLALHNEVLCFEMEAAGLMNDFSCLVIRGICDYSDSHKNKDWQGYAAMAAAAYAKDLLNRLRPIRAESSHVIPSQLESDQRAGEHQPFPADKLEMMLKSLYFEQIGARHLTIKNAHAKTCKWLIKHQAYLDWQDPSKLESHHGFLWIKGKAGTGKSTLMKFALTDAQKKMKDKKIIAFYFNARGGDLEKCTTGMYRSLLLQLFERLPELQSILSSFPLTGVREDYNWNIQQLKSLFEEAIHNIRDDAVVCFIDALDECNEDEIRDMVSFFQNSASQAGTILTYPRKTRYISSSKGKKGTIKT